Part of the Gaiellales bacterium genome, CCCTGGTGGGTGGCGGCGACGACGCCGATCACGCCCGCGAATCCCGAGACGGTGAGCGGGCGCAGCTCGCGGGTGAGCAGGCCGAACTCGTGCATGGCGATGACGCCGACGACGAGGGCGAGGGCGACCATCGGCCAGCCGCCGATCACGACGGCGGCGATGGCCACGGCGGCGAGCGGGATGGCGACGAGGACGCGCCCGGTGAGGCCGCTCACCGCTTCCCGAACCGCCGGCGGCGGGTGGCGTATGCGGCGAGCGCGTCGCCGAGCTCCTCACCGTCGAAGTCAGGCCAGAGCGTCGGCGTGAAGTGATACTCGGCGTAGGCCGCCTGCCAGAGCAGGAAGTTCGAGACGCGAAGCTCGCCGCTCGTGCGGATGACGAGGTCCGGGTCGGGCATTTCGGGAGCGTACAGATGTGCCCGGAGGGCGTTCTCGTCGATGGCGTCGGCGGAGACGCCGTCGCGGGCGAGGGCCTGTGCCGCGCGAACGAGCTCGTCGCGGCCGCCGTAGTCGAAGGCGACCCAGAGGTCGAGGCGGGTGTTCGAGGCGGTGCGGACCTCCATGTCGACCATCAGCTCGAGCAGCTCGGGCGGGCAGCGGTCGCGGCGGCCGACGAAGCGGACGTGGACGCCCTGGCGGTGCAGGTCGGGGAACTGGTCGCGGATGGTCTCGGTGAAGAGCGCCATGAGGTCGTCGACCTCCTGCTCGGGGCGGCCCCAGTTCTCGGTGGAGAAGGCGTAGACGGCGAGGCTGCGGACGCCGAGGCCGGGAGCGGCCTCGACGGTGCGGCGGAGCGCCTGGGTGCCCGCGCGGTGGCCGGCGATTGCGGGGAGGCCGCGACGGCGGGCCCAGCGGCCGTTGCCGTCCATGATGATGGCGACGGCGGTGGCCGAGTCGGGCATCGGCTGCTCGACGGGGGTGAGCCGGCGCAACCGGATCAGGCGGCGCAAGCGGCCGACGGCGGCAGCGGGCATGGCCGTATTCAAGCCGATTCGTGACGGATGCCGCGTAGGCTCAGAACGGCCCGCGCGGCTCGTAGCTGCCGGGCGGTGAGCCGATGCTGATGAAGGAAAGGCCGTCGGGGCCGGCGTGCGGGCACCGCACCGACTGCGGGTCGAAGCGGATGAACGAGCCCTCGCGGACAGGCACCTCCTCGCCGTCGACGACCCAGTGGCCGCTGCCGGCGATCACGACCGCGACCTCCTCCTGGCCGCTCGAGCTCTCGTCGTGCTCATGGCCGGTGCCGTTCGGGCGGAGATCGAAGCGGTTGATGCCGAATGCCTGGACGCCGAGCTCCCGGCGGACGAAGCGGACGGCGCCCCCGGGGCCGCTCGGCTCGATGTCGTCGATGTGAAGGTGGGTGTAGGGCACAGAACCACCCTACAGCTTGCGCGCGGTCGCT contains:
- the uppS gene encoding polyprenyl diphosphate synthase gives rise to the protein MPAAAVGRLRRLIRLRRLTPVEQPMPDSATAVAIIMDGNGRWARRRGLPAIAGHRAGTQALRRTVEAAPGLGVRSLAVYAFSTENWGRPEQEVDDLMALFTETIRDQFPDLHRQGVHVRFVGRRDRCPPELLELMVDMEVRTASNTRLDLWVAFDYGGRDELVRAAQALARDGVSADAIDENALRAHLYAPEMPDPDLVIRTSGELRVSNFLLWQAAYAEYHFTPTLWPDFDGEELGDALAAYATRRRRFGKR
- a CDS encoding cupin domain-containing protein yields the protein MPYTHLHIDDIEPSGPGGAVRFVRRELGVQAFGINRFDLRPNGTGHEHDESSSGQEEVAVVIAGSGHWVVDGEEVPVREGSFIRFDPQSVRCPHAGPDGLSFISIGSPPGSYEPRGPF